GAACGTTTCCGTCGTCACAAGGAACCGATTCTCCGGTTTATTCAAGATGTCCGTGTTCCTTTTGACAACAATGTCGCCGAACGAGACTTGCGGATGGCCAAGGTCAAAGCCAAAGTCTCCGGCTTATTCCGTACCTGGGACGGGGCTCATCAGTTCGCCCGCGCGCGCGGCTTCATTTCAACCCTTCGTAAACAAAATTTACCTGTACTCTCGACGCTTATTGTTACTTTTCGTGGGGAGTTTCGTTTTCCGCGTTTGGAAGAAGGTAAGTAGTAACCTTTGGGGGCTCTTATCCGCCTGAGAATGGTGTATTTTGCGCAAATAGAAGCTCCTGGAGGCTCTTATTGGCTTGGGGGATGGGGTTTTGTGAGCAGCCAAATAGCGGATTGCAGCCAGTCGCAATCAAATCAGATAGCATGAATGAAACAATTTCATAGCAATGATAAAGGAGGGGTGTTCATGTCAGTTCCTTTATACCAGGTGCCGGAACAGCAGCCTTCCGTGTGGCAGCCTACAAGCGTGGAGGAAGCTATGCATCTCAAGCACAAATGGGGAGACAAAGCGGTGCTCATATCGGGAGGCACTTGGCTCCGCACGCGTTGGGAGAACGGCGTTTCACCGCTGCCGCAGCATTTAATTAGTCTTGCACATATTCAGGCTCTTTCCGGTTTGGCAATGGATGCCGGGGGGCAAATTCATATAGGTCCATCGCTTCGTTTGGCTGATTTAATGGATAGTGAGCTTATGCAGATGAAATGTGCGCTTCTAGTCAAAGCTTGCGCCGAGATCGCAGCACCGTCGGTGCGGAACCTAGCTTCCATTGGCGGGAATGTGGTTACTCGAACAGGTGATCTAATCACAGCACTGCTCGTCATGGATGCGCAGGTGGTTTGCTCGAATGGGACTGCTGAGTACACACTACCGCTGGCGAAGTGGCTGGACGTTCCAGCGCAAGCTATTTCTGAGGTGATGACAGGGATCAAGGTACCAAACATAGATATTGAGGATGCAGAGCGCACGTTCGAGTTTTATTTAAAAGTAGGACGTCGAGAGGCTTTCACGCCATCTGTTGTAACCGTGGCCGGGAGGTTGAGCTTGGCACCGGATCAGACCATCCAAAGCCTTGCATTAGCCGCAGGCGGGGGGAGCGCTGTGCCGGCTAGATTCGTGGATTTGGAAACTGCTGCAATCGGTCGGCCGCTATCGAAGGACCTATTGCAATCGCTGCATACAGGCGTGTCGGAGGGCTTTCAGGCTGTACCCGATGATTATGCCGGAGTGGCTTATCGCAAGCAGACAGCAGCCAATTTAATCGTTTCGGAATGCTATAAAGTTTGGCGAAAAGGGGGCGGGGCGAATGCTCCTAAATCGTGAAACCTATGCGAAAAAGTGGATTATTCGACCTGACGGCGAAGAGAAGGTTACGGGCAAGCTGCGCTATTTAACAGATTTGACTGCGCCAGGCATGCTCTATGGGAAAGTACTTCGAAGTCGTTACCCGCATGCCTGGATTCTTTCTATAGATACGACGAAAGCAAGGCAGCTGCCTGGCGTGCGTGCTGTGGTGACGGCAAAGGATGTTCCTGGCATGAATTTGTTCGGCATTGCCTTTCCGCATCAGCCTGTATTATGTCATGACCGTGTGCGCTATATCGGCGACGCTTTGGCAGCAGTCGCTGCGGATACGGAAGAACTAGCTGAGTATGCGCTTAGTTTAATTGAGGTTGTCTACGAGCCGCTGCCGGTTGTGGATGATCCGGAAACAGCGCTGGATGAGGGTGTGATGAAGCTGCACCCCGAGGGAAACCTCTTGCATCGAACTAGCCTTCAGCAGGGGGAAATGTCATTCGCAGGGTGTGCGCATATCGTTGAAGAAACGTACCATACGCCTCGTCAAATGCACACTTACATGGAAACGGAGGGCGGGTTGTTCATCCCAGAAGCGGATGGCCGGTTAACGGTGTACTCGCCAACGCAGCATGGCTACAAAGATCGCATGCAATTAGCGCGTATACTTGCTATGGCTGAGGAACAGATTCGAGTGATATCGAGTCCGATCGGAGGCTCTTTTGGGGGCAAGGATGAGCTTAATGTTCAGCCTTTTGGAGCGTTGTTAGCTTTACAAACAGGTTCTCCGATCAAAATGCATAATTCACGCAAGGAATCCGTTATTGCCGGGATCAAACGCCATCCCATGCGGATTCGCATGAAAACAGGCGTCGATGAAGCGGGGCATATGGTCGCACACCAAGTTCGTATCCTTGCGGATACGGGGGCTTACGCTACTTTGGGATGTGAAGTCCTAAACTTTGCTACCGAGCATGCGATTGGGCCTTACACGATTCCGAATATTGATGTAGAAGGGACTAGTGTTTATACGAATAATGGGGTATCCGGTGAGTTTCGGGGGTTTGGCGGCAATCAGGTGATTTTTGCCGTGGAGAGCCAGATCGAGCGGTTGGCCGAGAAGCTCGGCATGGATGCTTGGGAGCTGCGCAAGCTAAACCTGCGCGCTCCTGGCGATCCAGGCCCGATGGGGCAGAAGATCGTGCAAACTGAGGGTGCGAGCCAGGTGTGGAGCAAGATGATGGAATCGGCGCTGTGGGCGAAGCGGGCAAAGCTCCAGCCCGGATCGGGGCAGTCTCCGCCCAGCGAGTCCCAAGATCCGTGGACGCGCCGAGGCATCGGCGCAGCGATGGTGATGCATGGCGCCGGCCTCGGCCTCGGCATCCCGGATCATTCCGGCGGCC
Above is a genomic segment from Paenibacillus sp. HWE-109 containing:
- a CDS encoding FAD binding domain-containing protein — its product is MSVPLYQVPEQQPSVWQPTSVEEAMHLKHKWGDKAVLISGGTWLRTRWENGVSPLPQHLISLAHIQALSGLAMDAGGQIHIGPSLRLADLMDSELMQMKCALLVKACAEIAAPSVRNLASIGGNVVTRTGDLITALLVMDAQVVCSNGTAEYTLPLAKWLDVPAQAISEVMTGIKVPNIDIEDAERTFEFYLKVGRREAFTPSVVTVAGRLSLAPDQTIQSLALAAGGGSAVPARFVDLETAAIGRPLSKDLLQSLHTGVSEGFQAVPDDYAGVAYRKQTAANLIVSECYKVWRKGGGANAPKS
- the pucD gene encoding xanthine dehydrogenase subunit D yields the protein MLLNRETYAKKWIIRPDGEEKVTGKLRYLTDLTAPGMLYGKVLRSRYPHAWILSIDTTKARQLPGVRAVVTAKDVPGMNLFGIAFPHQPVLCHDRVRYIGDALAAVAADTEELAEYALSLIEVVYEPLPVVDDPETALDEGVMKLHPEGNLLHRTSLQQGEMSFAGCAHIVEETYHTPRQMHTYMETEGGLFIPEADGRLTVYSPTQHGYKDRMQLARILAMAEEQIRVISSPIGGSFGGKDELNVQPFGALLALQTGSPIKMHNSRKESVIAGIKRHPMRIRMKTGVDEAGHMVAHQVRILADTGAYATLGCEVLNFATEHAIGPYTIPNIDVEGTSVYTNNGVSGEFRGFGGNQVIFAVESQIERLAEKLGMDAWELRKLNLRAPGDPGPMGQKIVQTEGASQVWSKMMESALWAKRAKLQPGSGQSPPSESQDPWTRRGIGAAMVMHGAGLGLGIPDHSGGRLELTPEGKIQASFGFEEFGQGLYAALTLMLQDVFGCATDDIVIVIGDTDRVPSSGSSTASRATTMMWRALQRLRPPFVHTLLQLASEWAGIAAAELATGAGGIHRIGDEAGTPVVTYAQLAEAAEAAAKPILAHTEFDYPTTPEGLVGAHYLYSYAAVAVEVEVNMLTGRVKVIQTDHVIAAGPVINPMGFLGQIEGGSGMALGFTLTEDAVMKESAYLRHNLDTYLVPTFKDSPHIIRVEAIEELPVGDTFGPRGVGEIGSVGLAPAITAAVRQATGIWVSRLPLSPEDIVQSIDWLERVEAID